A window of Corallococcus macrosporus DSM 14697 contains these coding sequences:
- a CDS encoding S26 family signal peptidase, whose amino-acid sequence MMLTAMGAGAALLVAGVAAAAWGRRRWVVVAVRGNSMSPTLHDGQRLVARRLGRAPAPGNGYSRSDVVVFVLSAKQRETLEAEALPYLVKRVAAVAGDPVPDWARAALGADDDSRVPPGKVVVSGDNARSQDSRQLGYIDAEAIIAVVRLRGPEPSRTG is encoded by the coding sequence ATGATGCTCACGGCGATGGGCGCGGGGGCCGCGCTCCTCGTGGCGGGAGTCGCGGCGGCGGCCTGGGGGCGCCGCCGCTGGGTGGTCGTCGCGGTGCGGGGCAACAGCATGTCGCCCACGCTGCACGACGGACAACGGCTCGTCGCGAGGCGGTTGGGCCGCGCTCCCGCGCCGGGGAACGGGTATTCGCGCTCCGACGTCGTCGTCTTCGTGCTTTCCGCGAAGCAGCGCGAGACGCTGGAGGCCGAAGCGCTGCCCTATCTCGTCAAGCGGGTGGCCGCCGTGGCGGGAGACCCGGTGCCGGACTGGGCCCGGGCGGCGCTCGGTGCCGACGATGATTCGCGCGTCCCACCCGGGAAGGTCGTGGTGTCGGGAGACAACGCTCGGAGCCAGGACTCGCGGCAATTGGGCTACATCGACGCGGAGGCCATCATCGCCGTCGTGCGGCTCCGGGGGCCGGAGCCTTCGCGAACAGGGTAG
- a CDS encoding helix-turn-helix transcriptional regulator, translated as MDKTERLFAVMDALRRHRRPVTAAALAKEQGVSLRTLYRDVRTLIGLGAPIVGEAGVGYVLKPGFFLPPLMFTAEELEALVLGSRWVEAQPDVGLAGAARNALGKIATASPDELRDRMKDTGLWPILMRGGPVSVPVLGLVRQAIREERALRIVYADGKGPPSQRDIWPVQLAFHEGKQIVAAWCCLRQAFRNFRVDRITSAAATEARYGRQRSVLAREWRDEWKRLYPD; from the coding sequence ATGGACAAGACCGAACGCCTCTTCGCAGTCATGGACGCACTTCGCCGGCACCGCCGCCCCGTCACCGCGGCGGCACTGGCCAAGGAACAGGGCGTCTCCCTGCGCACGCTCTATCGCGACGTGCGAACGCTCATCGGTCTTGGCGCACCCATCGTTGGCGAGGCGGGCGTGGGCTATGTCTTGAAGCCGGGCTTCTTCCTGCCGCCGCTGATGTTCACGGCCGAGGAGCTCGAGGCGCTTGTGCTCGGCTCCCGCTGGGTCGAGGCCCAGCCGGATGTCGGCCTCGCCGGGGCGGCGCGCAATGCGCTGGGCAAGATCGCCACCGCCTCGCCCGACGAGCTGCGCGACCGGATGAAGGACACCGGGCTCTGGCCCATCCTGATGCGCGGCGGGCCTGTGTCCGTCCCGGTGCTCGGCCTCGTGCGCCAGGCCATTCGCGAAGAGAGGGCGCTCCGCATCGTGTATGCCGACGGGAAGGGCCCGCCGAGCCAGCGCGACATCTGGCCGGTGCAGCTCGCGTTTCACGAGGGCAAGCAAATCGTTGCCGCCTGGTGCTGCTTGCGCCAGGCCTTCCGCAACTTCCGCGTCGACCGCATCACCTCGGCCGCGGCGACCGAGGCCCGCTACGGTCGCCAGCGGTCCGTGCTGGCGCGTGAGTGGCGGGACGAATGGAAACGCCTGTATCCCGACTGA
- a CDS encoding TlpA family protein disulfide reductase: MIETLVVGGVILSVLVVGNLLLTLALVGRLRALQELIANQVVLRDPALPQKGEPVGSFEATTLEGETFTDAVLREGKTLVGFFTTGCRPCSSLRKQLVDSPPGVPLMAFVEGDPDDPQTLELGASLKQVARVAFLTEGDSVTRAIKQAGYPTLVLVERGVVAASGHHLHEVLP, encoded by the coding sequence ATGATTGAAACGCTCGTCGTGGGTGGTGTCATCCTCTCCGTGCTGGTGGTGGGGAACCTCTTGCTGACCCTCGCGCTCGTCGGTCGGCTGCGCGCGCTCCAGGAGTTGATCGCCAACCAGGTCGTCCTTCGCGACCCGGCCCTGCCGCAGAAGGGAGAGCCGGTCGGCTCCTTCGAGGCCACCACCCTGGAGGGCGAAACCTTCACGGACGCCGTCCTGCGCGAGGGCAAGACGCTGGTCGGCTTCTTCACCACGGGCTGCCGGCCTTGCTCCTCGTTGCGCAAGCAACTCGTCGACTCGCCGCCCGGAGTGCCGCTGATGGCGTTCGTCGAAGGCGACCCCGACGACCCGCAGACGCTGGAGCTGGGGGCCTCGCTGAAGCAGGTGGCCCGGGTGGCGTTCCTGACCGAAGGGGACTCCGTCACGCGCGCCATCAAGCAGGCGGGCTATCCCACCCTCGTGCTCGTCGAGCGGGGCGTGGTCGCGGCCTCGGGGCACCACCTGCACGAAGTCCTGCCATGA
- a CDS encoding MauE/DoxX family redox-associated membrane protein, translated as MTPAGCGPSTSSRGFREDAPLNAVNLGCRLMLATVFALAALGKARGRRPFDEFIQTLENLGFPRALAGAPLAATLVLTEAASALLLGVGVAAGYALALALLVGFTLGIAWVMRRGEKVACRCFGASNAPVGAAHLVRNGLLLAVTVAGAVSHPSASGGLAMGMGVIAGTVGVLAGLFVTRWDDLVFLLRGPQPLAASPRTRRNRGSQ; from the coding sequence ATGACCCCGGCTGGATGTGGACCCTCCACGTCCAGTCGCGGTTTTCGCGAGGACGCTCCGTTGAACGCGGTCAATCTAGGCTGTCGACTGATGCTGGCCACGGTGTTCGCGCTCGCCGCGCTGGGGAAGGCGCGCGGACGCAGGCCTTTTGATGAGTTCATCCAGACGCTCGAAAACCTTGGTTTTCCGCGCGCCCTGGCCGGGGCGCCGCTGGCGGCCACGTTGGTCCTGACGGAAGCCGCCTCCGCGCTGCTGCTGGGGGTGGGCGTGGCGGCGGGGTATGCGCTGGCGCTGGCGCTCCTGGTGGGCTTCACGCTGGGGATCGCGTGGGTGATGCGCCGGGGAGAGAAGGTCGCGTGCCGGTGCTTCGGTGCGAGCAACGCCCCCGTCGGCGCGGCGCACCTGGTCCGCAATGGGCTGCTCCTGGCGGTCACGGTCGCCGGTGCGGTGAGCCACCCGTCCGCCTCCGGTGGACTGGCGATGGGCATGGGCGTCATCGCGGGGACGGTCGGCGTCCTGGCGGGGCTCTTCGTCACGCGCTGGGATGATCTGGTGTTCCTGCTTCGAGGACCGCAGCCGCTGGCCGCGTCCCCGCGAACCCGACGAAACCGAGGCAGCCAATGA
- a CDS encoding ELWxxDGT repeat protein, whose translation MTDAPAPGSPAPGGVTAQWEAPLPELGPATLLKDLYPPPDEPFPGPFGGPAPTDLLAFRDRLYFSAIDFAAGRGALWRSNGTTASTVPVKHLDDAPGRLTVVGNQLFFTGGFSEEHGNELWVSDGTTAGTRRVKDLTPASGTAFLENFIAVDDTLFFFRVVRMPLIFSSELELWRSDGTAGGTARVTELGQEGTFNGPLELASVGDLLFMSFGKTDTGTELWVSDGTAEGTHLVKDLLPGPASSFPRSLTPAAGVLYFSADDGEHGRELWRSDGTEEGTELVEDTRPGPEGSQAQPITVFKQRLYFATFTPRYAATELRKLNPDPSCHPRSQRVATIPNPYANIPREFFIFVSTFTATERKLYFTLYYDVGSPAPADVQLWRTDGTRKGTKLLYQPLLESPDLLPPRPVPTDDGRVVFYAYDEVHGHELWVTNGQPSGTRLLQDINPGPASSYPQDLLRAGDFIYFTAVDGVHGREIWTLPVPDPEAVQQQSSRE comes from the coding sequence ATGACGGATGCGCCCGCGCCGGGTTCCCCTGCGCCAGGGGGCGTCACGGCGCAGTGGGAAGCACCGCTTCCGGAGCTCGGTCCCGCCACCCTCTTGAAGGACCTCTACCCGCCGCCGGACGAGCCGTTCCCGGGGCCCTTTGGAGGGCCGGCTCCCACCGACCTGCTGGCCTTCCGTGACAGGCTCTATTTCTCCGCCATTGACTTCGCGGCGGGCCGCGGTGCGCTCTGGCGCAGCAACGGTACGACCGCGAGCACCGTCCCGGTGAAACACCTCGACGACGCACCCGGGCGCCTGACGGTGGTGGGCAACCAACTCTTCTTCACGGGAGGCTTCAGCGAGGAGCACGGAAACGAGCTGTGGGTGAGCGATGGCACGACGGCGGGGACCCGACGGGTCAAGGACCTCACGCCCGCCTCCGGCACGGCCTTTCTGGAGAACTTCATCGCGGTGGATGACACGCTCTTCTTCTTCCGTGTCGTCCGCATGCCCCTCATCTTCTCCAGCGAATTGGAGCTGTGGCGCAGCGACGGCACCGCGGGAGGGACGGCGCGGGTGACGGAGCTGGGGCAGGAAGGCACGTTCAATGGCCCGCTGGAGCTGGCGAGCGTGGGAGACCTCCTCTTCATGAGCTTTGGCAAGACGGACACAGGCACGGAGCTCTGGGTCAGTGACGGAACCGCCGAGGGCACCCACCTGGTGAAGGACCTTCTCCCGGGCCCCGCTTCGTCGTTCCCACGGAGCCTGACGCCCGCGGCTGGGGTGCTCTACTTCTCCGCCGACGATGGTGAACACGGGCGGGAGTTGTGGCGGAGCGACGGCACCGAGGAGGGCACGGAGCTGGTCGAGGACACCCGCCCGGGCCCGGAGGGGTCGCAGGCGCAGCCCATCACCGTGTTCAAGCAGCGCCTCTACTTCGCGACGTTCACCCCGCGGTACGCGGCGACCGAGCTCCGCAAGTTGAATCCCGATCCTTCCTGCCACCCACGCTCGCAGCGGGTCGCCACCATCCCCAATCCCTACGCGAACATTCCGCGCGAGTTCTTCATCTTCGTCTCCACCTTCACCGCGACGGAGCGAAAGCTCTACTTCACGCTCTACTACGACGTGGGAAGTCCGGCCCCGGCGGACGTGCAGCTCTGGAGGACGGACGGCACCCGGAAGGGAACGAAGCTCTTGTACCAGCCCCTCCTCGAATCGCCTGACCTGCTGCCTCCCAGGCCCGTCCCCACGGATGACGGTCGCGTCGTCTTCTACGCGTACGATGAAGTCCATGGCCATGAACTCTGGGTGACGAACGGTCAGCCGAGCGGCACACGGTTGCTCCAGGACATCAACCCGGGACCGGCGTCGTCCTATCCGCAGGACCTGCTTCGCGCGGGGGACTTCATCTACTTCACAGCCGTGGATGGCGTGCACGGCCGGGAGATATGGACGCTCCCCGTGCCGGACCCCGAGGCCGTGCAGCAACAATCCTCGCGAGAGTAA
- a CDS encoding ABC transporter ATP-binding protein, with product MSEARGGLRELTRTVGAAVALQWRAAPLASVFALLLTLCTGSVAAAGGWLTKALLDELGRGALADSQRALTLAVGAAAVVGGSMAILNVSEYLTGVIRWGVTLEVERRLFTKVAALEGLHHFEDPAFHGRLRLAEEAARDAPQQLIEFVKATLRMLVTVGTLSAVVLLVSPPMALLLLLAGGVALLAQLVRSRWLVELAVALVPTYRWRDFYHALLVDVRAAKESRLFGLGDLLLERMVASLRKAADRELAVTRKGLAVQAALSLLTAAVAAVGSFIVARGALQGRLQLGDVSLFLAAVAGIQGAFNGLLAQVEFAGRSVQTFKHYLDIIALPVHAPEASRPVAPLRHGVELRDVWFRYDAQGPWVLRGVSLFIPAAGSVGLVGVNGAGKSTLVKLLCRLYDAERGQILWDGVDVRELDARALRRRMTATFQDFMTYDFTAAENIGLGDLDRLKDEARIRDVARLAEIDEKLASLPAGYHTLLSRVLEGEDEDMPAGVSLSGGQWQRLALARALMRQDVDLLVLDEPSSGLDAAAEFHIHRTLARHGEGRARLLISHRMSALRSADTLFVLSEGRIIEQGSHDALMTAGGEYARLFTLQASGYQDERVASRAGQKEVA from the coding sequence ATGAGCGAGGCGCGAGGGGGCCTGCGGGAGCTGACGCGCACGGTGGGGGCGGCCGTGGCGCTCCAGTGGCGCGCGGCCCCGCTGGCGTCGGTGTTCGCGCTCCTCCTCACGCTGTGCACCGGCTCCGTGGCCGCCGCGGGCGGCTGGCTCACCAAGGCGCTGCTGGATGAGCTGGGCCGAGGGGCCCTGGCGGACTCCCAGCGGGCGCTCACGCTGGCGGTGGGCGCCGCCGCGGTGGTCGGCGGCTCCATGGCCATCCTCAATGTCTCCGAGTATCTGACTGGCGTGATTCGCTGGGGCGTCACCCTGGAGGTGGAGCGCCGCCTCTTCACGAAGGTGGCGGCGCTGGAGGGCCTGCACCACTTCGAGGACCCCGCCTTCCACGGCCGCCTGCGGCTCGCGGAGGAGGCCGCCCGGGACGCCCCCCAGCAGCTCATCGAGTTCGTGAAGGCCACCCTGCGCATGCTGGTCACGGTGGGGACGCTGAGCGCCGTGGTCCTGCTGGTGTCGCCGCCCATGGCGCTGCTGCTGCTGCTGGCGGGGGGCGTGGCCCTGCTGGCCCAGCTCGTGCGCAGCCGGTGGCTGGTGGAGCTGGCCGTGGCGCTGGTGCCGACCTATCGCTGGCGCGACTTCTACCACGCGCTGCTGGTGGACGTGCGGGCGGCCAAGGAGAGCCGGCTGTTCGGGCTGGGGGACCTGTTGCTGGAGCGGATGGTGGCCTCGCTGCGCAAGGCGGCGGACCGCGAGCTGGCCGTGACGCGCAAGGGGTTGGCCGTGCAGGCGGCGCTGTCGCTGCTCACGGCCGCGGTGGCGGCGGTCGGGTCCTTCATCGTCGCCCGAGGCGCGCTCCAGGGGCGGCTCCAGCTCGGAGACGTCTCCCTCTTCCTCGCGGCCGTGGCGGGCATCCAGGGGGCCTTCAACGGGCTCCTCGCGCAGGTCGAGTTCGCGGGCCGCAGTGTCCAGACCTTCAAGCACTACCTCGACATCATCGCCCTGCCAGTCCACGCGCCGGAGGCGTCACGGCCGGTGGCGCCGCTGAGGCACGGCGTGGAGCTGCGCGACGTCTGGTTCCGCTATGACGCCCAGGGACCGTGGGTGCTGCGCGGGGTGAGCCTCTTCATCCCGGCGGCTGGCTCGGTGGGGCTCGTCGGCGTCAACGGCGCTGGAAAGAGCACGCTGGTGAAGCTGCTGTGCCGCCTCTATGACGCGGAGCGAGGCCAGATTCTCTGGGACGGCGTGGACGTCCGCGAGCTGGATGCGCGCGCGCTGCGGCGGCGGATGACGGCGACCTTCCAGGACTTCATGACGTATGACTTCACCGCCGCGGAGAACATCGGGCTGGGGGACCTGGACCGGCTGAAGGACGAGGCGCGAATCCGCGACGTGGCACGGCTGGCGGAGATTGACGAGAAGCTCGCCTCACTCCCCGCCGGCTACCACACGCTGCTCAGCCGCGTGCTCGAAGGGGAGGACGAGGACATGCCCGCGGGCGTCTCGCTCTCCGGAGGGCAGTGGCAGCGATTGGCGCTGGCGCGGGCCCTGATGCGCCAGGACGTCGACCTGCTGGTGCTGGACGAACCGAGCTCCGGCCTGGACGCCGCCGCCGAGTTCCACATCCACCGGACGCTGGCGCGCCACGGCGAGGGAAGGGCGCGGCTGCTCATCTCCCACCGGATGAGCGCGCTGCGGAGCGCGGACACCCTCTTCGTCCTCTCCGAGGGGCGCATCATCGAGCAGGGCTCGCATGACGCGTTGATGACGGCGGGCGGTGAATACGCGCGCTTGTTCACGCTCCAGGCGAGCGGCTATCAGGACGAGCGCGTCGCATCACGGGCGGGCCAGAAGGAGGTCGCATGA
- a CDS encoding heavy metal translocating P-type ATPase, whose amino-acid sequence MTLLALALMGLAAGGVLHVAHASDAARCAWAATTAVVLLPTLVSIIKGLLRRETGVDLIAVLAMVGALALGEYLAGAIISVMLTGGAALERFAVARARRELSALLKRAPRVAHRRVGADIRDVDVAEVGLGDFLVIKPGEVVPADGILSSGSAVLDESALTGESKPVQLDAGTPVRSGGTNAGGPFELRVTASAAESTYAGIIRLVKAAEESKAPFIRLADRYALGFFGLTLALSGFAWFAGGSPSRALAVLVVATPCPLILAAPAALLAGVSRAAKHGIIVKGGGPLETLARAKVLLLDKTGTVTSARPQVVAVETFGPMSSDDVVRHAASVEQLSVHPFAPAILAEARSRSVEPSFPADVREQMGTGIEGTVDGRRVAVGQLAFAAPDTPRTPELRSIKMRTAVEGSSSVYVSINGSLAGVLLIQDPIRPEAPRALRSLRAAGVQRIHMVTGDHPDVAELVGDAVGVDRVFAERTPEEKVEVIKVVRAEGITAMVGDGINDAPALALADIGVAMGARGATAASEAADVVLTADRLEGLLLATRIAQHTRRIALESIFVGMGLSLVAMLFAAAGYITPVAGAILQEGIDVLVILNALRALGGGGLITPKRPEVKGLAQRLASAHRSLRPHVSELAALAARLDSLEPADARALLERLREMIETKLWPHELEEQQTAYPLLGKMLKDEDPTGPLIQTHHEIHRLARLLGRLVSQLPPEGPRAEDLRDLRRALYGLHAILTLHFAQEEELYSLFET is encoded by the coding sequence ATGACGCTGCTCGCACTCGCACTCATGGGCCTGGCGGCTGGCGGCGTCCTTCACGTGGCGCACGCCAGTGATGCGGCTCGCTGTGCGTGGGCCGCCACCACCGCGGTCGTCCTGCTCCCCACCCTCGTCTCCATCATCAAGGGGCTCCTGCGACGAGAGACGGGCGTCGACCTCATCGCGGTCCTGGCGATGGTGGGCGCGCTGGCCCTCGGCGAGTACCTGGCGGGCGCCATCATCTCCGTGATGCTCACGGGGGGAGCGGCGCTCGAGCGCTTCGCGGTCGCGCGGGCCCGCCGTGAGCTCTCGGCGCTCCTCAAACGGGCGCCGCGTGTCGCGCACCGGCGCGTCGGCGCTGACATCAGGGACGTGGACGTCGCGGAGGTCGGCCTCGGCGACTTCCTTGTCATTAAGCCCGGTGAGGTTGTTCCGGCCGACGGCATCCTCAGCAGCGGCAGCGCCGTGCTGGACGAATCGGCGCTCACGGGCGAATCGAAGCCGGTGCAGCTCGACGCCGGCACGCCCGTCCGCAGCGGCGGCACGAACGCGGGTGGCCCTTTCGAGCTGCGCGTCACCGCCTCGGCGGCCGAGAGCACGTATGCGGGCATCATCCGCCTGGTCAAGGCGGCCGAGGAGTCGAAGGCGCCGTTCATCCGGCTCGCGGACCGCTACGCACTCGGGTTCTTCGGACTCACGCTCGCCCTGTCGGGCTTCGCGTGGTTCGCGGGAGGCAGTCCGAGCCGCGCGCTCGCGGTGCTCGTCGTGGCGACGCCGTGCCCGCTCATCCTGGCCGCGCCGGCGGCGCTCCTCGCTGGCGTGTCGCGCGCGGCGAAGCACGGCATCATCGTCAAGGGCGGTGGCCCCCTCGAAACGCTCGCGCGCGCCAAGGTGCTGCTCCTCGACAAGACGGGGACAGTCACCTCGGCGCGGCCGCAGGTCGTCGCGGTCGAAACGTTCGGGCCCATGTCGTCGGACGACGTCGTCCGGCACGCAGCGTCCGTCGAGCAGCTCTCCGTCCACCCATTCGCACCCGCGATTCTCGCGGAGGCACGCAGCCGGAGCGTCGAACCCAGCTTCCCGGCCGATGTTCGCGAACAGATGGGCACTGGCATCGAAGGGACCGTCGACGGCCGGCGTGTGGCGGTGGGACAGCTCGCCTTCGCCGCTCCGGACACGCCGCGCACGCCGGAGCTACGGTCAATCAAGATGCGTACGGCGGTCGAGGGCTCATCGAGCGTCTACGTCTCCATCAACGGCTCGCTCGCGGGTGTCCTCCTGATTCAGGACCCGATTCGACCGGAAGCGCCTCGCGCGCTGCGCTCGCTCCGGGCCGCGGGCGTCCAGCGCATCCACATGGTGACGGGCGACCATCCCGACGTCGCCGAGCTCGTGGGCGATGCGGTGGGCGTCGACCGCGTGTTCGCCGAGCGGACTCCGGAGGAGAAGGTCGAGGTCATCAAGGTCGTCCGGGCCGAGGGCATCACGGCGATGGTGGGCGACGGCATCAACGACGCCCCAGCCCTGGCGCTCGCCGACATCGGTGTCGCGATGGGAGCGCGCGGCGCGACGGCGGCCTCCGAAGCAGCCGACGTCGTGCTCACAGCGGACCGGCTCGAGGGGCTTCTTCTCGCGACGCGAATCGCGCAGCACACCCGGCGCATCGCGCTGGAGAGCATCTTCGTCGGCATGGGACTCTCGCTCGTGGCGATGCTCTTCGCCGCAGCGGGCTATATCACCCCAGTCGCGGGAGCCATCCTTCAGGAAGGCATCGACGTCCTCGTCATCCTGAACGCGCTGCGCGCCCTTGGCGGCGGCGGCCTCATCACGCCCAAGCGCCCGGAGGTCAAGGGACTCGCGCAGCGACTCGCCTCGGCCCACCGCTCACTGCGCCCGCACGTCAGCGAGCTCGCGGCGCTGGCGGCACGCCTCGATTCACTCGAGCCGGCGGATGCACGCGCCCTGCTCGAGCGTCTCCGTGAGATGATTGAAACGAAGCTCTGGCCACACGAGTTGGAGGAGCAGCAGACGGCCTACCCCCTGCTCGGGAAGATGCTCAAGGACGAGGACCCTACCGGGCCACTCATCCAGACACACCATGAGATTCATCGGCTCGCGCGCCTCCTTGGCCGACTGGTCTCACAGCTTCCCCCTGAAGGCCCCCGCGCGGAGGACCTGCGCGATCTCCGCCGGGCACTCTACGGCCTGCACGCAATCCTCACGCTCCACTTCGCGCAGGAGGAGGAGCTGTACAGCCTCTTCGAGACATGA
- a CDS encoding glycosyltransferase yields MRVLISTYGTRGDVQPFVALAKALRARGHVVALCTPTGFRGMVERHGIPYAHMDNAVLELTEAVLRAPTRAEQRRLFKGFGAIVRASMEDEWRAARELEPDVLVYHSKALGSHHIAEKLRAAELLAMPLPLTPTREFPAPIVPSFRLGGWLNALTYRVLALANAVWAGATNDFRVKTLGLAPRSRFADPMKTVEGSAVPALYAYSEHLLPRPPDWPLEAQVTGCWFLDEGDPWTPPPALRAFLEAGPPPLYVGFGSMGAAHAESRAATVLKAVALTGERAVLASGWGGMKARDLPPHVFMLESAPHDWLFPRMSAVVHHGGAGSTMAGLRAGKPTVICPFLGDQPFWGHMVLRAGAGPQPVPQKSLTAERLADAIRTALSPTMRAHATALGERIRAENGPARAVALIEQEHLRWNRRHAAN; encoded by the coding sequence ATGCGCGTGCTCATTTCCACCTACGGTACCCGAGGCGATGTCCAACCCTTCGTCGCGCTCGCCAAGGCCCTGAGGGCGCGTGGCCATGTCGTAGCGCTCTGCACACCTACCGGCTTCCGAGGCATGGTGGAGCGCCACGGCATTCCATACGCGCACATGGACAATGCGGTGCTGGAGCTGACGGAGGCGGTTCTGCGCGCCCCTACGCGTGCCGAGCAGCGGCGACTGTTCAAGGGGTTCGGCGCCATCGTCCGGGCGAGCATGGAGGACGAGTGGCGAGCGGCGCGGGAGCTGGAGCCGGACGTGCTCGTGTACCACTCCAAGGCGCTTGGCAGTCACCACATCGCGGAGAAGCTCCGGGCCGCCGAGCTGCTAGCGATGCCGCTGCCGCTGACTCCGACGCGCGAGTTCCCGGCGCCGATAGTTCCGAGTTTTCGACTCGGCGGCTGGCTCAACGCGCTCACTTATCGAGTCCTGGCGCTGGCCAACGCGGTCTGGGCCGGAGCAACCAATGACTTCCGGGTGAAGACACTCGGCCTCGCGCCGCGCTCACGCTTCGCGGACCCGATGAAGACGGTCGAGGGCTCCGCGGTGCCGGCGCTCTACGCGTACAGTGAGCATCTGCTGCCACGTCCCCCCGACTGGCCGCTCGAGGCCCAGGTGACGGGCTGCTGGTTCCTCGACGAGGGCGACCCATGGACTCCTCCCCCGGCGCTGCGGGCGTTCCTCGAAGCGGGGCCGCCGCCTCTCTACGTGGGCTTTGGCAGCATGGGCGCGGCGCATGCTGAGTCTCGTGCCGCCACCGTCCTGAAGGCCGTGGCGTTGACCGGCGAACGCGCGGTGCTGGCCTCGGGCTGGGGAGGCATGAAGGCGCGCGACCTCCCGCCCCATGTCTTCATGCTGGAGTCCGCGCCACATGACTGGCTCTTCCCGCGAATGAGCGCGGTGGTGCATCACGGCGGGGCCGGCTCCACGATGGCAGGCTTGCGCGCGGGCAAACCCACTGTCATCTGCCCCTTTCTTGGCGACCAGCCCTTCTGGGGGCACATGGTTCTCCGCGCGGGTGCAGGGCCACAGCCGGTCCCCCAGAAGTCGCTCACGGCCGAGCGTCTGGCAGACGCCATCCGCACGGCGCTTTCCCCAACGATGCGGGCCCATGCGACAGCGCTGGGCGAACGCATCCGCGCAGAAAATGGACCCGCGCGCGCCGTGGCCCTCATCGAGCAAGAGCACCTGAGGTGGAACCGCCGCCATGCAGCGAATTGA